The window tcatTAGGTTTCTTACTTTTGCtttttttttgctttttattactttttttattattattattactatatttattattattattattatctctatattattattgttagtttttattattattattatttttattattattatttttattattactattatttttattattattattattattattattattattattattattattattattattattattactattactattagtattatttttattattgttactactactaTAATACTCTTTGTATTACTAGTACTGGTACTATTACGACTActactattacttttattattattatttttattattattattattattattattattattattattattattactattattgtattatgggtgtgttaatattaattattattaatattatttgtggtattaatattattactattgcttttaactattttttactaacactagtactagtattagtatttttattttttagccgcttagagcctaaattgattttcagggagacttttaaacccatgaaattttgattctatcattttcatggcgtctcaatatatatatatatatatatatatatatatatatatatttttttttttttttttttttttttttttactatttttataaataaataaaaaaaaggccggaggtccactcggaagcaatctctttatccgccgaataaagagagggatgactttctctacttttctgggtggagaaatgacttgttttttattctcggataagggaaggattgtctacatctcacctcccccatacaccactcaagtggtattgggtactgttgctgttgttgttgttgtattggcatTCATTTGTTCTTACGTTAGACCTTGAGTGTATCTTCACGGTTATCTGCAATCTTGTCAAGAAACCTGAAAGCCTTGATGAAGTGTTAGAGATGGCAAAGCTTTTATCCACAAAAATTGTTCAAAAACCAAATGATAAGCCTGCGCTACGATTGAAAATGTAAGTTTTGGGACATTATTATAAGTTATAACCATTAGCATCATGAATTTTTCATCATGTCTCAGTTTTATCTTTTCAGCCTGTTCAATCTGTACAACCTTTTGGAGAACCCTTACTGTCGGTTTTATGTTTACATGAATGCTCTTAAACTGGCGTTGAGTGGAAAGGTCATAGAACATGTTATACCATCTTTTAAAAAGATAGACAGTTTCTTGAAAGAATGGGATCTAGGTGTGCAGGATCAAAGATATCTTTTCTTGGCCATCGCTAATATATTGAAAGAACATAAGAGGTATGATGGATACGTATACAACGTTTTAATATCTTCTGTTTGTTTGTTTGGCCTTTTTGTTCTAATAATCCAATCAATTCACTAAACCACGCATCTCTTGTGTGGCTCCTTGTTGACATGTCAGCGATCCTAAGGAAACCCTTAAGTTCTTAACAAAGTATTTGGCAACATTTTCTGGTGAGGATACAGATGTTATGGAGGAGGCTAAAGAAGCAGCTGCTAACACTATCATTGAATTTATCAAAGCATCTGACATGTTTCAGGTATACTTGTTTTTAATTGAACGCAATATGAGGTTTGATATAGTGATGTTTGAGACTTCATTAAAGCAATGCGTTGTGCGCCATGAAACATATGTATTAATCACATGCAGAATAAGTACTAAATATAGGTTATCGTGTATGAAATCTAAGCTGTTAGTGACATACAAGATTTTTTTATTTTAAGTTACATGCTGATGTTTTCTAAAAGAGGCAAATTGCACTAGAAGTTTTTGTTCATAAAATCACCATACTTTTGTTTCCTACTTCTTTTCCAGTCTACCTATTTGCCCACTAGTACAATATATTGATGAAATTGTTTGTGATccacatgttttttttttcttttgttgacGTGTTGCGTTAAGGGACATTTTTGGCATTTGATCGAATTATCAACTTTATAATTCTGTAATTCTATCAATAACGTCACAAACACGTTCAAATTGGGGCATATAACATGCTTAACTTGATGAAGCAACATAATGGAGTTCATAAGGCCACATCTAGCTAAATTATCTAAACCAACATAAGTTCATGCCACACCACTCACCTGGGAGAGTAACTGCAAGCTATTGACATGGATACAACTTTTTGAAAATGCTTTGCTGTTAGGGAAATTATCTCATTTTGGGTGAATTTGGTCTACTGATTCTTTCTCGAAACGTGAACTAAAGCTAATCATCTCATTCTTAAACATGGCAGAACGATTTGCTTGATATGCCGGCTGTAGCACAATTGGAAAACGacaccaaatatgcattagtgtatcAGCTCCTGAAGATATTTCAGACTCAGAGGCTAGACGCTTACATAAGTTTCTACACAGATAATTCATCATTACTGAAAGACTATGGTAATTATCATCCATCATAACATATGAGTTTTAGATTAGATTAATCCGTCTTCCAAATTATGATGTTTATAACTCTATTCTTTTTGCTATATGGTGTAGGTCTTGTACACGAAGAATGTATAGCTAAGATGAGGTTGATGTCGTTAGTGAATCTTGCTTCTGATGAATCTGGCCAAATTTCATATTCTTTGATCAAGGATACCCTTCAGGTAAATACAATTTACTCATATACCACACTTCACCTACAAGCACCACCAAAAACCCCGTTTCGTTAAACACTTCATGGTTGCGTTTCTTGCAGATAGAGGATGTCGAGGTGGAACCATGGGTGGTAAAGGCTATTACTGCTAAACTGATCgattgtaaaattgaccaaatgaaTCAAGTCATCAGAGTGAGGTGTGTAGCAACTTTATGTGGTTTCTAGTTCAGTAGTTTCCGTCTAGAAGTGGAAAAATGGTCAGGGTGGGTAACGGGTTAAAAACAGGTGTTAATTGGTACTGGTCAGGTTGGGTTGACCCAAAACAGTTTATATCTGCTTATGGTAACtatttattaataatgattttgAAAAATGTATAATTTTAATAAGGATCTAGCTTTCATATATGTGCAAGTCATCTTAATGAAAATTAGATTATTAATCGTTACTGTTAGGACTGATATTATTTTACGTTTGTTTAGTCACTGCGTTGAGCGAGTTTTTGGGCCACCACAGTGGCTAGGTTTACGAGAAAAGCTGGTAACATGGAGGGTaaattttctattttattttatttcattttttatatattatatattatttattatttatcagCCTCATGTAACTTCATATAATAAGCatcattttctgttttatatatgtttattatcaTCTGTAATTTTCCAGGGTAACATTGCAAATGTTATAACTACCATTCAAGCAAACAAGGTCACCGAAGAAGGAACTCAGGCACAGGCAATTCAAGGTTTAGCGGTACGATAGATATTGGTTCGTATTGTCAGCCATCATATTCGTCAGCCAGTGAGATATTTCGGTGTCGGTGTCGGTGTCAAGCACACGGTCTTGTTCTTGTTGCTATACACACACTTCGGAAGTTTTGTTTGCATCAAGTCATTTGAGTCCTAGGTTTTACAATCTTCGGGATTAAATTTGTAGCACCCAGGTTTTATATTATATGTGCTTATGAattataatatttcatttttaaCCTTACCCCCAACCCTTATAACCTCAAGATATGCGAGGACTGAACCAACACTGGAGTTTTGTTCTGGGATGATTTCTCGGTTTTGGTTCGTTAGAACGCACCGAGTTACTGTATATGTGTCACTAACCTAACAAACAAAACATCTCGTAGACTTGTACTGTTGACTTGAAGGTTGATTGCAATCAGGTTTTCAAACATCAAGACTTTGTCAAAGATCAAGAACCTGAAGCCAAGAGTGATTGCGTTTGATAAAACAGACTAATTAAGTGTGTAAATGCTTTAAACATCTGAATACTTTAAAGGTTCCAATTGAATTCAACCTTTTACATGATTATATCTTAAAAAAGGAGGTTTGATAACTCTTGTAgatgtatataatataatttataatttatttaaataatatatcaAAGGAAAATTAAGGTACTGAATAGTTTAGAAATTAATTAAACTCTCAATGGTTTGGTACATATTTCGTGTCATTAAGCGTCACCTGCCATTTATTGTTCATTCGTGAGTTATAAACAAACGTACTGAAGATATGATATATATGATGGTTTAACAGAGGGGGGGGATATAACTTTGGCTCGAGAGTTATAACTTTGGCTTTTGATTAGGATTTTGTTTGTTCATGTTTTGGTTCAAGTCTAGCTCCTTTTTTGTTTGTGTTTTCTTTCTTTTAGTTAGCCCACGACATAGTTCGGTTTGAGTTAGTGTGTAGGGTCATCTCGATCAGGTTTGTTTTCTACCATTGAGCATTATGTTGTGGCGTTCCTTTGTATCTCGGTTTTCTTGTCTCTTATTGGAGATTAAGATGTATATATAGTTTttgtttttttgccaaaaaaaaaaaaaaaaaaaaagggtgatTTATTGATATACGCTTGTACTCATCTGCATGTTCAAAACTCATCTGAAGAACTAGAATAACATTAATCTCTTGGAAAGGCCCAAAGCTAGTTATAATAGATATCTAAGATTCAAGAAGGCATACCTAATTTCATTGTCCAAAACAAGAAACTCATATTCTAAATTCAAAACATCAAAAAAAGGAATAACACAATCATATGGTACATTGAAAAATCAACAAATAGAAGTTCTTGGAAGCCATTAAAATGCCTTCTGTTAACCACCTTCTTCCTCTTCACATTCATATTCATTTCCATCGTCGGTTAATATTAAATTTTAACTCATCAGACAACTCACACTCCTTGCATTACCCAACCATCAAGATAGTTTGCTTTTTAGAATGTGAAAGGCCCAAAGAGATCTCCAaatatgtaacaaccctgctttttcgatTCAATATTTTTACCATTCGACGTTGGAATTCTAAAACTTGACATATTAAAATTATTCATGAGTcatttagaatatatatatatatatatatatagtggtaggatcaagagggaagtaaataatcggggggaagcaattttttttttttcgtttttagaaaaaactttattcacgaatattatagattggatgaaaataagaacatttagaaaagacacttcgtgatgaatgttattattttggcggaaaaacgctcgaagaagtaatatatataacaattatcgtgtttttcgagcgtatgttgaggttttagacattagggtttagatattagggtttagatattagggtttataggatttagatattagggtttagaaatttagggtttagggtttagatttaggatttagattgagtttttaacacgaacggtttagagtttagggtttagggtttggtgttttgggtttatttcacaaaacatgaaaaaaaaacatgAACAAtagtaaatcgggctaaattttacttcacaaaacatgaaaaaaaaaacgttaacattcttcacgaacaatattatcttgaatgttatttttgtcgatcgttttcccgccaaaataataacattcatcaagaagtgtcttttctaaatgttcttattttcatccaatctataatgttcgtgaacaaagttttttcaaaaaacgaaaaaaaacaaaattgcttccccccgatgtttttttttcattttttgaaaaaactttgttcacgaacattatagattg of the Rutidosis leptorrhynchoides isolate AG116_Rl617_1_P2 chromosome 5, CSIRO_AGI_Rlap_v1, whole genome shotgun sequence genome contains:
- the LOC139847524 gene encoding uncharacterized protein, with product MTTVVPTSEEDPVLTVVRFTADMSWAEAGPEVAEPQVTSLCLEAQEFVIGGRWLDLASLMITSADLVFSKASNKDLECIFTVICNLVKKPESLDEVLEMAKLLSTKIVQKPNDKPALRLKILFNLYNLLENPYCRFYVYMNALKLALSGKVIEHVIPSFKKIDSFLKEWDLGVQDQRYLFLAIANILKEHKSDPKETLKFLTKYLATFSGEDTDVMEEAKEAAANTIIEFIKASDMFQNDLLDMPAVAQLENDTKYALVYQLLKIFQTQRLDAYISFYTDNSSLLKDYGLVHEECIAKMRLMSLVNLASDESGQISYSLIKDTLQIEDVEVEPWVVKAITAKLIDCKIDQMNQVIRVSHCVERVFGPPQWLGLREKLVTWRGNIANVITTIQANKVTEEGTQAQAIQGLAVR